In Helianthus annuus cultivar XRQ/B chromosome 9, HanXRQr2.0-SUNRISE, whole genome shotgun sequence, the following are encoded in one genomic region:
- the LOC110876688 gene encoding uncharacterized protein LOC110876688 — MEAKRVTVQKKLEVVFNAHPDNEQVKKLIQRFEKIVHSKKTRVSLWPDSPREKIAGVLMSLNKTVQNPDNDYTEDPVDDVPNAAAVAKINDSNKPNHVDVRNKKRSAASDDLLKKASGNDRGNGNGKRMKNDLSAKASGNDRGDGDGKRMKNDVSAKASGNDQGNGDGKQMKNDVSAKDRGRADKTPEMIDGERCGDATTKKNATCGDIGNKENEAKDQETITTTNKNNETQNMQGLFDAPTFHLLTQDTELGDDVDDTHDKNQEGKGTAEKDITRNAWIKEIESRRRKPVGRFASSRDDHEDEMGIDITTEEQRIWDFLFDVKYSVTRGMVISLSSGVTKKFGQSAGDVIFESIYGLELTKTLMRTLRGEVKVCSDVVDAWVDVMNFEELDRSDGCPTRVYFNTTVIDSWLLTDSTCDDHERMQTFGERMVIGGAYDFIGIKMGFFPILENDEYYMLVFDLENGEITVIDHKPDRTPLAGIRDHQDYYKKDTPYKVKHMLDNYLEHCKHPLKDKIAPAKIKRCDIHWATSAHPMDSAVFLMHHMQNFNGVGKHFECGFSSNWKQKQKQILTLRKKFATRILLCDVNVVKAKVRDAALSV; from the exons ATGGAGGCGAAAAGAGTTACGGTGCAAAAAAAATTGGAAGTAGTGTTCAATGCTCATCCAGACAACGAGCAAGTTAAAAAATTGATACAACGCTTTGAGAAAATTGTACACTCAAAAAAAACAAGGGTATCGCTGTGGCCTGATTCCCCAAGGGAAAAAATTGCTGGGGTGCTCATGTCTCTTAACAAGACAGTCCAAAACCCAGATAATGATTACACGGAAG ACCCTGTAGATGATGTGCCAAACGCGGCTGCAGTGGCAAAGATCAATG ATTCGAATAAACCGAATCATGTGGATGTGCGAAATAAAAAACGCAGTGCAGCGAGTGATGATTTACTGAAAAAAG caTCTGGCAATGATCGGGGGAATGGCAATGGTAAGCGAATGAAGAATGATTTGTCGGCAAAAG CATCTGGCAATGATCGGGGGGATGGCGATGGTAAGCGAATGAAGAATGATGTGTCGGCAAAAG CATCTGGCAATGATCAGGGGAATGGCGATGGTAAGCAAATGAAGAATGATGTGTCGGCAAAAG ATCGGGGTAGGGCTGACAAAACACCAGAGATGATAGATGGAGAAAGATGCGGAGAtgccactacaaaaaaaaatgcTACATGTGGAGACATAGGCAACAAAGAAAATGAGGCAAAAGATCAAGAGACGATAACTACAACAA ACAAGAACAACGAAACACAAAACATGCAAGGATTGTTTGATGCGCCTACCTTTCACCTGCTCACACAAGACACCGAATTAG GTGATGATGTCGATGATACGCATGACAAAAATCAAGAAG GGAAGGGAACGGCTGAAAAGGATATCACACGTAATGCTTGGATAAAGGAAATCGAATCAAGACGAAGAAAACCAGTTGGTAGGTTCGCCAGCTCACGTGATGACCATGAAGACGAAATGGGAATAGACATTACAACGGAAGAACAGCGTATTTGGGATTTTCTATTCGATGTGAAGTACTCAGT GACACGTGGAATGGTCATCTCCTTGTCTAGCGGGGTAACAAAAAAATTTGGTCAATCTGCTGG AGATGTTATCTTCGAGAGTATATACGGCTTAGAACTCACAAAAACGCTGATGCGCACTTTGAGGGGGGAAGTGAAGGTCTGCTCTGATGTAGTTGATGCTTGGGTAGATGTGATGAATTTTGAAGAACTTGACAGAAGCGACGGCTGCCCAACGCGGGTTTATTTTAACACAACTGTGATA GACAGCTGGCTTTTGACGGATTCTACTTGTGATGATCATGAACGTATGCAAACGTTCGGCGAAAGGATGGTCATAGGCGGCGCATATGATTTCATTGGGATCAAAATGGGTTTCTTTCCAATCCTCGAGAATGATGAATATTACATGCTTGTTTTCGATCTGGAAAACGGTGAAATAACCGTCATAGACCACAAGCCTGATCGCACACCCTTAGCTGGCATTAGGGATCATCAAGACTACTACAAAAAAGATACACCATACAAAGTG aagCATATGCTGGACAATTATTTGGAGCATTGCAAACATCCGTTAAAGGATAAAATTGCACCAGCCAAGATTAAAAGGTGTGATATCCATTGGGCGACAAGTGCACATCCAATGGATAGTGCAGTGTTCCTTATGCACCACATGCAAAATTTTAACGGCGTTGGTAAACACTTTGAATGTGGTTTTAGTAGCAACTGGAAACAAAAGCAAAAACAGATTCTTACCCTCCGAAAAAAATTCGCTACACGCATACTACTCTGTGATGTGAATGTGGTGAAGGCAAAGGTTCGTGATGCTGCATTATCAGTGTAA
- the LOC110876689 gene encoding protein FAR1-RELATED SEQUENCE 5-like, with protein sequence MADLNNQQHLTVAGGTEVANLNDDPGSPLNVVPHNLSLHFAFNEDEDALVEGRVSPDPEPISSAITPSNLNQNGLDDDEDGVQDCTFTQLLSTGVHADEEFYVHHTPNGTRMWCPNVPIVLKPVVGSVYETWKDVFSMYKDYAVYSGFSIRKGQTKRWKGVVTHQYIRCTKYSKPQIKRKTDTLEHSSLTIRQSNFTVTDCKASILVKFCEGSSTCTVVGFNEHHNHPFVERFNRDLSRTSRKLPFASKQFIHNMSLNRIGPIVSHRVLVSLMGGHHNVRGTPTDFKNWSQSVRLYIGDRDAQLVIDRLKERSESLPDFYYEFVVEKGQLRSIFWADEISKINYEVFGDVLAFDATYHTNKYNMIFVPFTGVDNHKQCVTFGAGLLFNETTESYKWLLESFLKAHKKQPKLVLTDQDPSMKAAISEVFTDSRHRLCMWHIMKKLPTKIAGDLLQNSELRALMHRLVWSIHMKPSTFETRWQLLMEEYGLQDHDWLKDMYSIRDQWVPAYFRDIPMCCLMKTTSRCESSNSSFKVNSSSANTLVQFMLCYETRIDNQRYRQRVAEFKTSSSVFMDSTDLAIEKHAFELYTHAISTEVRKEIYKGKLFCYIVNTEDCEEGCVYYVNQLDKRNNATNTFTVILELSNQSVSCSCNNFIRIGYLCRHIFCVYRVNNIERIPAQYVVKRWSRDVLPKSLFSIESRYGVDTRPQAAARSQILEIVTECVDALRSDVGGLSSFAEQIKELKCKLLNGGPVDDGANNDNYAAVEELLGVSLDGDVTLDNPDGIRNKGRGKRRRLSRAPQDGTSNSAVKPPKTPRLCRTCMKYVTGHDSRNCKKKKKKNKSGNEDEDEDSSSASQEST encoded by the exons ATGGCTGATTTGAACAACCAACAACATCTAACTGTTGCCGGCGGTACGGAGGTAGCCAACCTCAATGATGATCCCGGTTCACCATTAAATGTTGTCCCACATAATCTTTCACTTCattttgcatttaatgaagatgaagatgcttTGGTTGAGGGTAGAGTTTCTCCAGATCCTGAACCTATTTCTTCAGCGATTACAC CCTCAAATCTGAATCAAAATGGActagatgatgatgaagatggtgtTCAAGATTGTACTTTTACTCAGTTGTTATCAACAG GTGTTCATGCGGACGAGGAATTTTATGTTCACCACACACCCAATGGGACTAGAATGTGGTGTCCTAATGTTCCTATTGTTTTAAAGCCTGTTGTTGGTTCTGTTTATGAAACGTGGAAGGATGTGTTCAGTATGTACAAGGATTATGCTGTGTATTCTGGGTTTTCTATTCGTAAGGGGCAAACCAAGAGATGGAAGGGGGTTGTCACTCACCAGTACATAAGGTGTACTAAATATTCAAAACCACAGATTAAGCGTAAAACTGATACTTTGGAGCATTCAAGCTTGACTATTAGGCAAAGTAATTTCACAGTGACAGATTGCAAGGCTAGTATACTGGTTAAGTTTTGTGAGGGCAGTTCTACGTGCACAGTGGTAGGGTTCAATGAGCACCATAATCATCCGTTTGTTGAGCGTTTCAATCGTGACCTAAGTAGGACTTCAAGGAAACTACCATTTGCATCCAAACAGTTTATCCATAACATGAGTTTGAACAGAATTGGTCCGATTGTTTCTCACAGAGTTTTAGTGTCCCTGATGGGTGGACATCACAATGTACGTGGCACGCCAACTGATTTTAAGAACTGGAGCCAGTCGGTTAGGCTTTATATTGGCGATCGTGATGCGCAACTTGTTATAGATCGTCTCAAAGAAAGATCCGAGAGCTTACCAGACTTTTACTATGAGTTTGTTGTTGAGAAAGGGCAATTGAGATCGATTTTTTGGGCAGACGAAATTTCCAAGATAAACTACGAGGTGTTTGGGGATGTGTTAGCTTTTGATGCGACTTATCACACTAACAA GTACAACATGATTTTTGTTCCCTTCACAGGCGTtgataatcataaacaatgtgtGACATTCGGTGCTGGCTTGTTATTCAACGAAACCACTGAGTCTTACAAgtggttacttgaatcatttctcAAGGCACACAAGAAGCAACCAAAGCTAGTTCTGACGGACCAGGATCCTTCAATGAAAGCTGCCATTTCAGAGGTTTTCACAGACTCTCGGCACCGCCTTTGCATGTGGCATATTATGAAGAAACTTCCCACCAAG ATTGCTGGAGACTTGTTACAAAACTCTGAGCTAAGAGCATTGATGCATCGTTTGGTGTGGAGTATTCACATGAAGCCATCTACATTTGAGACGCGGTGGCAACTTTTGATGGAGGAATATGGGTTACAAGATCACGACTGGTTGAAGGACATGTACTCAATTAGGGACCAATGGGTACCTGCCTACTTCCGTGACATCCCAATGTGTTGTTTGATGAAGACTACATCAAGATGTGAAAGCTCTAACTCAAGCTTCAAGGTCAACTCTTCTAGTGCTAACACACTAGTTCAGTTCATGCTATGTTACGAGACTAGGATAGACAATCAGCGTTACAGGCAACGCGTTGCAGAGTTTAAAACTTCATCTAGTGTATTCATGGACAGTACTGACCTAGCTATTGAGAAGCATGCCTTTGAGTTGTATACACATGCAATTTCTACGGAAGTAAGAAAAGAGATATACAAGGGGAAGCTGTTTTGTTACATTGTAAACACGGAGGATTGTGAGGAAGGTTGTGTTTACTATGTGAATCAATTGGACAAACGTAACAATGCAACCAACACATTTACG GTTATACTTGAGTTGAGTAACCAGTCGGTTTCCTGTTCATGCAACAACTTCATCCGTATTGGATATTTGTGTAGGCACATTTTTTGTGTTTACCGGGTAAACAATATTGAAAGAATCCCGGCCCAGTATGTTGTTAAGCGTTGGTCTAGGGACGTGCTTCCTAAAAGTTTATTTTCTATTGAGAGTCGATATGGCGTTGACACTCGTCCACAAGCTGCTGCTAGAAGTCAGATCCTTGAGATCGTAACTGAATGTGTGGACGCATTAAGAAGCGATGTTGGAGGACTTTCCTCGTTCGCTGAGCAGATAAAGGAACTGAAATGCAAGTTACTAAATGGAGGACCAGTCGATGACGGAGCCAACAATGATAACTATGCTGCTGTTGAAGAATTGCTTGGTGTTTCTTTAGATGGGGACGTAACTCTCGACAACCCAGACGGGATCAGGAACAAAGGACGCGGCAAACGCCGGCGATTGTCTAGAGCACCTCAGGATGGAACGAGCAACTCTGCTGTCAAACCTCCCAAAACACCCAGGCTTTGCCGAACCTGTATGAAGTACGTGACTGGGCATGATTCAAGAAATtgcaagaaaaagaagaagaagaataaatCGGGTAACGAGGACGAGGACGAAGACTCAAGCTCTGCGAGCCAGGAGTCCACTTGA